CCTCCGGCCATGGACCGTTGGCCTCTGCGGCGACGCATTCCGGGGAGGAGCGGGCGGTGGATCTGGATCTTGCGTTGCCCGGGGAGAGTGTGACCGCGTAGGGCTCGGGGAGGGCTGTCGTGTGGCGGCTCACCCGCCATCGTGGCTGGTCGCGCCCACGCGGCGGAGCCGCATATCGATACGGCCCCGCGCCCCTTTCGGGGCGCTCCACGCACCCTCGGTCGAAGTCGTGGCCGGGGGTGCGGCAGCATGGGGAGCCGTTGATGTTCGTACGACCGGGAGGAACCCCATGGCCGCGGCGCCCAAGCCGGAGATCCTGGCCGCTTTCGAGGCGGCGAAGGGGTTCATGCCCGTGCACGAGGGGCTGGCGTTGTACGCGGCCGCGGTCGAGGCGGGCGGGCTGGGGCTGCCTCTGCTGGAGGTCGGGACCTACTGCGGCCGTTCCGCCGTCCTGCTCGCCGACGCGGCCCGGCAGGCCGGGGTGACGGCCCTGACCGTCGACCACCACCGGGGCAGCGAGGAGCAGCAGCCCGGCTGGGACTACCACGACCCGGAGACGGTCGACCCGGAGATCGGCCTGATGGACACGCTGCCGGCGTTCCGGCGCACCCTGCACCGGGCGGGCCTGGAGGAGCACGTGGTCGCCCTGGTGGGCCGTTCCCCGCAGATCGCCAAGTTCTGGGGCACCCCCCTCGGGCTGGTCTTCATCGACGGCGGCCACACGGATGAGCACGCCACCGCCGACTACGAGGGCTGGGCCCCGCACGTCGCCGAGGGCGGACTGCTCCTCATCCACGACGTCTTCCCGGACCCGAAGGACGAGTTCACCGGCCAGGCCCCGTACCGCGTCTACCTTCGGGCACTGGGGTCCGGCGCCTTCACCGAGGTCTCGGTGACCGACTCGCTGCGCGTCCTGCGGCGAACGGGAGCGGGGATCTGAGGGCGCCGTTAGAGTCGCAGACGTGTCGTACGTAGGCCCGGACTTCGATCCACCGCAGCCCCGCCGTCCCCGCCGCGGCCCCCTCACCGTCGCCCTCGCCGCGCTCGTGCCCGGCGCGTTGCTCGGCTGGCTCGTCTACGAGGCCGTGGGCGGGTCCGGCGGCGGAGGCGGGTCGGACGGGGCGACGGTACGGGCGGCCACCAGCGCGGCGTCCAGCGGCGCGGCCACCGCCTCCTCCGCGGCTCCCGGTGACGACGCCAGGCAGCCTGGTACGCCGACTCCTTCGCTCGCCGACCCGACCAGTTCCGCCCCGGCCGCCTCCGGCCCCCTCAAGGGCAGGGTCGTCGTCATCGACCCGGGCCACAACCCCGGCAACTTCCAGCACACCGCCGAGATCAACCGCAAGGTGAACATCGGCACGAACTGGAAGGAGTGCGACACGACGGGCACCTCCACCAACGCGGGTTACACGGAGGCCCAGTTCACCCTGGACGTCTCGCATCGGCTGAAGGCGCTGCTGGAGCGGCAGGGCGCGACCGTGAAGCTGACCCACGACAACGGCTCCCCGTCCTGGGGCCCTTGCGTCGACGGCCGGGCCCGTATCGGCAACGACGCCCACGCCGACGCCGCGATCTCGATCCACGCCGACGGCTCCGCGGCCGGCAACCGCGGCTTCCACGTCATCCTCCCGGGCGCCGTGCACTCGGGCGCCGCCGACACCCGCCCGATCGTCGCCCGCTCGGCCTCCCTGGGCGAGCGCGTCGCGGGCAACTTCGTCCGCGTGACGGGCGAACCCGCCTCCAACTACATCGGCGACGGCACCGGCCTCGTCACGCGTAAGGATCTCGGCGGTCTCAATCTGTCAACGGTTCCCAAGGTGTTCATCGAGTGCGGCAACATGCGCGATAGCAAGGACGCGGCACTGCTCACCAGCGGAGCCTGGCGACAGAAGGCGGCGCAGGGAATCTCTGAGGGAATCGTGAGTTTCTTGAAAAAGTAGAAGGTTCAATTCCTGCGCCTGACCCTACGAACGCTCAGATCAACCTCAAAATCCTTGTACAGGAACTTCCCCCCTGATCAACTGATCCCGACCAGGGGCGGTCGCTACCGCCTCTTTGATGATCATGGGGGATCACTTGAAGCTCCAAACAATCAGGCGTGGCACAGCCGTTGGCGTCCTGTCCATGAGTCTGCTCTGCGTGGGCGCCTCGGCACAGGCCGCTCCGACCCCGAAGGGTTCCGATGGCGCGAGCATGCACGCGGCCCCCATCGAGGCCAAGAGACTGATCCACGTGCGGTCGATCGGGACCAAGTGCGGCAAGACGCCCATTGCGATGGCGTCGGGTCGGGGGAAGATGACGCTGCGCATAGATGAGACCCGGTCCACCGGCACGGTACTCTCAAAGCACATCGACGCTTCGAAGGGTGTCATCAGTGCAGGTGTCGGCTGGGACGTGACGAAGTCGCACAGCATCACCGTGAGCGGCTCAAAAGAAGTACCTCGCGGCAAGTACGGGACACTCAAGG
Above is a genomic segment from Streptomyces sp. SLBN-31 containing:
- a CDS encoding N-acetylmuramoyl-L-alanine amidase, producing the protein MSYVGPDFDPPQPRRPRRGPLTVALAALVPGALLGWLVYEAVGGSGGGGGSDGATVRAATSAASSGAATASSAAPGDDARQPGTPTPSLADPTSSAPAASGPLKGRVVVIDPGHNPGNFQHTAEINRKVNIGTNWKECDTTGTSTNAGYTEAQFTLDVSHRLKALLERQGATVKLTHDNGSPSWGPCVDGRARIGNDAHADAAISIHADGSAAGNRGFHVILPGAVHSGAADTRPIVARSASLGERVAGNFVRVTGEPASNYIGDGTGLVTRKDLGGLNLSTVPKVFIECGNMRDSKDAALLTSGAWRQKAAQGISEGIVSFLKK
- a CDS encoding class I SAM-dependent methyltransferase — protein: MAAAPKPEILAAFEAAKGFMPVHEGLALYAAAVEAGGLGLPLLEVGTYCGRSAVLLADAARQAGVTALTVDHHRGSEEQQPGWDYHDPETVDPEIGLMDTLPAFRRTLHRAGLEEHVVALVGRSPQIAKFWGTPLGLVFIDGGHTDEHATADYEGWAPHVAEGGLLLIHDVFPDPKDEFTGQAPYRVYLRALGSGAFTEVSVTDSLRVLRRTGAGI